Proteins from one Hyperolius riggenbachi isolate aHypRig1 chromosome 2, aHypRig1.pri, whole genome shotgun sequence genomic window:
- the NRAS gene encoding GTPase NRas translates to MTEYKLVVVGAGGVGKSALTIQLIQNHFVDEYDPTIEDSYRKQVVIDGETCLLDILDTAGQEEYSAMRDQYMRTGEGFLCVFAINNSKSFADINSYREQIKRVKDSDDVPMVLVGNKCDLPTRTVDTKQAQELARSYGIPFIETSAKTRQGVEDAFYTLVREIHQYRMKKLDSNEDNNQGCIRMPCSLM, encoded by the exons ATGACGGAATAcaaactggtggtggtgggagccGGAGGTGTTGGGAAAAGTGCCTTAACAATTCAGCTCATACAGAACCATTTTGTTGATGAGTATGATCCGACAATTGAG GACTCTTACAGGaagcaggtggtgattgatggggagaCCTGTTTGTTGGATATCTTGGATACTGCTGGCCAAGAGGAGTACAGTGCCATGCGTGACCAGTATATGAGGACTGGTGAAGGCTTTCTTTGTGTATTTGCGATCAACAATAGCAAATCTTTTGCGGACATTAATTCTTACAG GGAGCAAATAAAAAGGGTGAAAGATTCTGATGATGTTCCTATGGTACTTGTTGGTAACAAGTGTGATCTGCCGACACGGACTGTGGACACCAAGCAAGCCCAGGAACTAGCCAGGAGTTACGGAATACCTTTTATTGAAACATCAGCAAAAACAAGACAG GGTGTTGAAGATGCATTTTATACACTGGTCCGTGAAATTCACCAGTACAGAATGAAAAAACTGGACAGCAATGAAGACAACAACCAGGGCTGTATCAGAATGCCTTGCTCTCTCATGTAA